The Kosmotoga olearia TBF 19.5.1 sequence GGCGTTGGTTTTGATGCCTCCAACTTTGGTTATTCCTCTATAGAAAACAGCGATATGATAATGCTGCCGGATCCAGATACTGCCTTTGAAGATCCCTTCTTTGAGCGCAAAACCCTTTCTTTTTTCTGCGATGTTCTCAGAACAGAAGATCGCAAGCCCTTTGAACACTATCCCAGAAACGTTCTAAGAGCGACGCTTGAGAAACTGAAATCCATTGGAGCTGCAGATGCGATGCTAGGCCCGGAACTGGAATTTCACATCTTTGAAGGAATGAGTTACAGAGTTTCGGAAAATCAGGCTTATTTTAAGGTCGATGTTGCCGAAGGTTTCTGGAATAGCGGAGAGTTTTCAAATGCGAATGTTGTTGAGCGGAAGATGGGATATCATAGGTGCCCCCCTGCGGATGCCATGGCGAATTTCAGAAACGAAGCCGTTATGATTATGAATTCGATTGGAATTCCAGTTAAATACCATCATCATGAAGTGAGTTCTGCGCAACACGAAATAGAGTTTCGTTTTCAAAATGCCTTGAATAGTGCAGATTCAATAATCCTTGCCAGGTACATTCTTCAAAACCTGGCTTCCCGTTACAACCTAAAGGTTACCTTTATGCCCAAACCGCTTTTCGAGGAAGCCGGAAACGGTATGCACATTCACCAGTACCTTGTAGATGGAACAGGTAAAAACCTGTTCGCCGGTGATATTTATTGTGGACTTGGGGAAATGGCTTTACAGTACACCTCGGGGATTCTGAAACATTCGTTGACTGGAGCGCTTCTGGCCTTTACCAACCCATCGACTAACTCTTACAGAAGGCTCGTTCCAGGATTCGAAGCGCCTATATGTGCTGTTTTTGCTAAGGGGAACAGAAGCGCGGCTGTAAGAATTCCTGGTTACGTTAAAGATAAGCATAAAGCAAGGATAGAATTCAGGACGATAGACGCCAGCTGCAATCCATACTATGGAATAGCGGCCATGCTGCTTGCGGGTGTGGACGGAGTCAAACAGAAACTCGACCATAAAGAGCTTGGATTTGGTCCCATCGAAACCAATATCTACAACATGAACGACGAATATAGAAATAAGATCCGCTTCTTTCCTTCAAGTTTAGAAGAATCATTAAGAGGTCTTAAGGAAGACAATGAGTTTTTGAAACCCGGTTTTCCGGATGAGCTTATCAGGCAATGGATTTTAGTGAAGGAAGAAGAAGCGAGATATGTCAACAGCGTGCCAAGTCCCGCGGAATACCAGCTTTATTTTGACCTTTGACAAATAACAAAGCTCTGCCGGGGGATTCCCGGGCAGAGCTTTGCTGTTGTCGTTCATTTCAAACGATCTCTATGAGGTTGATTTCAAATACGAGATCTTTTCCCGCTAGTGGGTGGTTCGCATCGAGCGTTACCGCTGTTTCGTTGATGTCGGTGATGGTTACTATGAAGGTTCTGCCATCCGGTTGTCTCAACTGAAGTTGTTGACCTAACTGTGGCTCCATATCATCCGGAAAACGTGAACGTTCAACCGTCAAAACGAGTTCATCGTATCGAGGACCATAAGCTTTTTCCGGTGGAATTTTTACTGTCTTCGATTCCCCTGTATTCATTCCTATGATCGCTTCTTCAAATCCGGGAATTACCTCTCCTTTACCGATGGTGAATTCTAACGGCTCTTTTCCAGTGGAGGAATCAAAGATCTCTCCGTCCTCGAATCTTCCGGTATAATGTACTTTTACGGTGTCGCCCTTTTTTGCTTCTGGCATAGTTTTCTCCTTTCGATATCACAATTTAATACCTGACCGCACAGGTACCTTTTCATTATACCAGCAAACTTCATAAAAGACGTAAAATTTCCAACATAAAAAATGGCGGATAAACCACCCTTTTTTATTTAACGAACAATCATCTTCGGCCCATCCTGTTTAAACTTTCCTCTAAATTGCTCTTCTTTAAGCATCAGGTGAGAATCGAGGTCATGGAATACGAAGGCTCCTGTTCCCAGCGCAAATTGAACGCTCTGATTTATTCCAACACTGGATTCACCCATACAACCTATCATCAACTGAATCTTCGCGGTATTCGCCATTTCCACGATGGCAAGGGCGTCGGAGATTCCTGACTTCATCAGCTTTATATTCACAAAATCAACGGCTTCTTCCCGTATGAGTCTCAAAACGTCGTATCTTGTTCTTGCGCTTTCGTCGGCCGCGACTGGGAAAGGTGAATTGAACCTGACCAATTTTAGCCCTTCTATACTTTCAGCCGGTACGGGTTGTTCGAATACGTCTATATCTATGCCTTTGGAATAGAGGGCCTTTGCAAACGCAATGGCTTCCTTGGGGGTATAACCCGTGTTCGCGTCTACAATGTATTTTGCTTCCTTTGTCACTTCAGCGATAGCTTCCAGCGTCTCAATATCCTTCTTCAGATTTTCCCCGACCTTTATCTTTATCACGCGGAATCCTGAATCGTATATTTCCTTCGCGTCTTTGACCATGTTTTCTATGGTATCGATGCTGACGGTTTTATCTGTTTCTATTTCGTCTTTTGCTCCGCCTAACAGTTGATGTACAGGCAACCCGCTTTCAACGCTAATGGCATCCAGAGCAGCGAATTGCACAGCAGCTTTTAAACTGGAAGCGCAGCGCAAGCCATCCATGATGTCAAAGATGCGCTTGTAATTTCTTACATCCATTCCAATAAGTTGTTCTTTAACAAAAGGCTCCAGAGACGGGAAGGTTTCAACTCGTTCTCCGTTCACCCTGTAAGATGGGGCAGCTTCTCCATAACCAACTAGACCATTGTCAAGTACTATCTGCACTTCTACATTTGTGCTGCTGGTTGAGATGTTGTTGGCGATATGAAAGGGTTTTTCATAATCGTATTCCTTTACCAAAAACTTCACATCGACTATCTTTCCCATACTCTTTCCTCCCCGAGAAATATTTTGTTTTTCAAATCTCTTCGAAAGAAAGTACCTTCATTTCATAAGTGAAAGCATCGTTGTAGATATTTTCAAGTTCTGTTTCCAGCTCTCCAACCTGATTGTCATAAGGATCTGAGCGCCAGAAATTCTTCGCAGGCTGAAAATCGGCCATAAATTTTGAATTTGCAACCATTCTGAAAGCATCGAGGTTCCCGAAATAAAACTTTGAAATCTCTTCCGGTTTATCAGTTCTTATTCCACCGAAAGACAGGTCAGCGGGAAGCCATCCGTACGGTTCTACATAGAACATCGTCCAATCGTGCGGGGAGGCGAAAATAGGGTTGGCATACCACCCGGATTGCCATCTTGCAGGGATTCCTGCTATCCTGCACATTGTTATAAAAAGTACGGCCTGAGCGCCACAATCACCTTTTAGATTGGTTGCCACGAACATGGGGATATTCTCGTAGAGAGCGTACGGATGCATGTATGAATAACGAACATTGTGCGTGATCCATTCATATATCTTTTTTGCCCTCAAATACGGATTCAATTCGTCCCCAACTATTTCTTCTGTAAGATTCTTCAGATAAGGGGTAAAAACAATGTGAGGTGGTTCTTCCAGAAGGTATTCAGAAAATTTTGGTACGAAGGACGTTTTTACTTTCTCCGGGTCTATAGAGTTGAATTGCTCTCTTATCACATACTCGAATCTCACTCGGAACTCAAGACCATCCCTGAGTTCATCTTCCATATAAATGGTACGGTGAGGAGCTTCGTTGGGTGCTATAAAATATTCACTGTGGCTTGTTTCAAGCAGCTTTGCTTCAATGACCTGAGCCTCAACTTTTGGGAAAGGCAACCAGCATCTAACTTTCTTCCCCCTTATCTTCTCCAGTTTTGGAGATACCTTTATTTCTGCCGTAACTCTGTATGTTTTCGGCTTATCTCCGGCTAACAGAGCTTCAATGCGCTTGTGTAGAATCTCACGTGCTTTTTTTAATTTTTCATTTTGTTTTACCCTGCTTTTGTATTCTTGCAAGGCGAAAACAAGGTTCTCGAAAAATCTCTCTTCGAATCTCTTTTCACCCTCAATGATGATGTAGTCCAGTATTCCCTTATCCATCAACATCATGTATTCTTCCTCGGAAAAATCCTTAATTGAGTCAAAAAGTTTTTTCTTAGCAGCTTCTTCGGTGAAGGGATAGTTTTTGATTACCCTGTCAATTCTTTCGAGTTCAAATTCAAGGCGTTTTCTGAGTAAAGATGGGAGTGATGAAGAATCCAACCTTTCTGAAATCATGTTTTTTGCTTTCTTGAAGTTTCCCAATGTTTCTTCCCGTTTCAATTCTTCGAAGAGAGGAACGACAAGAAAATTCACCGTATCACCTCCTGAGGCATGGTTCGGATACCTTACTATGTTACCACATACGTTATTGAAACCAAAAGCTTGTTGCAGATATTCAATCTGGAAGGCAAGGTATAAAAAAACAAAAGCGCCCTATTGGGCGCTTTTGGAGCGGAAGACGGGATTCGAACCCGCGACCCCCTGCTTGGCAAGCAGGTGCTCTACCGCTGAGCTACTTCCGCTTGCATAGGTTACTCAGACAAGAGTGACGACTGACGTTGGTGCGAGAGGAGGGACTTGAACCCTCACGAGCTTCTACGCTCACTGGATTCTAAGTCCAGCGCGTCTGCCAGTTCCGCCACTCTCGCTGGTGACCCGCGTGGGATTCGAACCCACGACCCCCTGATTAAAAGTCAGGTGCTCTGCCTGCTGAGCTAGCGGGTCTCCCACAGCCAAAGTCACCAGGCTGCACTGGCGAAAACATTATAGCATTCAGATTCCATATGTTCAAGGGGTGTAAATGATTAAAATAATTTGAATCGCGTATTTTCGCTTTATAACAGCGTTAGCGAGTATCATTTTCTGCAGGTGCTCAAAAATGGATTTTCCTGGAGGTGCGGTGGTAGTAAGGGCGCCGACGTGATAACATTGAACTGGAGGGATTTTATGAAGCTAGTTGCTGATGTTGGAAACACGAATACGGTGTTTGGCATATGGAACAGAGGAAAAATACTGAAAAATTGGAGAATATCTACCGGCAGGCTGGAAACGGAAGATGAGATGTACGTTGTTTTGAAACAGCTTCTTGAAGCCGGGAATGTTGATTTGAAGAGCATCGAAGATATATGCGTTGCGTCTGTTGTTCCAAGACTCAACAGTATTTTTCACTACTTTGGCAGAAAATACCTGGAACTTGATCCGGTGCTCGTTACCGCGATAGATGGAATCGGTGTGAAATGGGATGTCGATTTCCCATCCGAAATAGGCGCGGATAGGGTGGCAAACGTTATAGGGGCCCACGAGTTTTATGGTAAGGACGCCATAGTAATCGATACCGGAACAGCTATAACCGTAGATGTCCTGAAAGATGGCGCCTTCATAGGAGGAGCTATTTTACCCGGCCCTATGATGGCCATGAGAGCTTTGTTTTCAAAGACAGCTAAATTACCTGAGGTTGATTTGTTTTATGTAGAAAACCATATAGGGAAAAATACAGAAGACAATATAAGAATCGGTGTGGTAAACGGCACGTATTACGCTTTGAAGGCTATAATCTCCAAAGTAAAGGAAGAACTTGGCGATAAAATTCCCGTGATCGCAACCGGAGGTAATTCGCCAATGTTCAATATCGGAAATGGTTTTTTTGACATACTTGATTCCGATCTAACGCTAAAGGGAATCGCAGTTTTTTGCGAACGGGTGAGAAAACTTGAAAAAAATTCTGCTGGTTAACCCGTGGATAGAAGATGTTTCAGCTTATGATTACTGGCTAAAACCTGTGGGTTTACTTTATATCTCTTCTATGCTTAGATCTGCGGGGATAGAGCCTGTATTAATTGATTGTTTGTACAGACACGATCCGGATCTGGTGCGTTATTTAGGTGGAAAGATAAAGGATAGATATTACGGTACTGGTAACTTTTATCATGAAGTCATACAACCGCCGGAGTCAATGAAAAATATTCCAAGGTTGTTCAAAAGATACGGGTTACCCGAAGATCTGTTTCGAAAGAAACTGAGAGAATTAAAAGATGTTGATGCTGTTTTTGTGACCTCGATGATGACCTACTGGCATTATGGTGTCAGCGATACTATACGGGTTATAAAAGAAGAGCTTCCAGAAATTCCGGTTGTACTTGGTGGGGTTTACGCTTCTATACTGCCAGAACATGCCAAAAACCATTCCGGTGCGGATTTTGTTTCCCCGGGTACAGGGATCGTCCCCGTGAAAAGAGCCCTGCATTTTATCGGAATCGATGTGGATCTTAACGATAATTGGTTAGACGATTTAAGCCCCGATTATTCTAACTATCCAGAGTTAAACTACGTTGTTCTTATAACGAGTACAGGATGCCCTTTCAGGTGTAGTTACTGCACCAGCTGGAAATTATGGGAACGTTTTAATCAAAAATCACCCGAAAAAACCCTGGAAGAAATCGAGCATTTGAACGCGATGTACGGGCTTTCCGATGTGGTGTTCTTTGACGATGCGATCCTGATAGGGCAAAACTTCAAGACACTACTCAAGATGATAAAGGAACGCGGTTTTAACCTT is a genomic window containing:
- a CDS encoding transglutaminase-like domain-containing protein gives rise to the protein MNFLVVPLFEELKREETLGNFKKAKNMISERLDSSSLPSLLRKRLEFELERIDRVIKNYPFTEEAAKKKLFDSIKDFSEEEYMMLMDKGILDYIIIEGEKRFEERFFENLVFALQEYKSRVKQNEKLKKAREILHKRIEALLAGDKPKTYRVTAEIKVSPKLEKIRGKKVRCWLPFPKVEAQVIEAKLLETSHSEYFIAPNEAPHRTIYMEDELRDGLEFRVRFEYVIREQFNSIDPEKVKTSFVPKFSEYLLEEPPHIVFTPYLKNLTEEIVGDELNPYLRAKKIYEWITHNVRYSYMHPYALYENIPMFVATNLKGDCGAQAVLFITMCRIAGIPARWQSGWYANPIFASPHDWTMFYVEPYGWLPADLSFGGIRTDKPEEISKFYFGNLDAFRMVANSKFMADFQPAKNFWRSDPYDNQVGELETELENIYNDAFTYEMKVLSFEEI
- the glnA gene encoding type I glutamate--ammonia ligase, which codes for MKDSLRKYVGNIDFIDLKVIDIIGRVRHVILPGDRLTDELFEEGVGFDASNFGYSSIENSDMIMLPDPDTAFEDPFFERKTLSFFCDVLRTEDRKPFEHYPRNVLRATLEKLKSIGAADAMLGPELEFHIFEGMSYRVSENQAYFKVDVAEGFWNSGEFSNANVVERKMGYHRCPPADAMANFRNEAVMIMNSIGIPVKYHHHEVSSAQHEIEFRFQNALNSADSIILARYILQNLASRYNLKVTFMPKPLFEEAGNGMHIHQYLVDGTGKNLFAGDIYCGLGEMALQYTSGILKHSLTGALLAFTNPSTNSYRRLVPGFEAPICAVFAKGNRSAAVRIPGYVKDKHKARIEFRTIDASCNPYYGIAAMLLAGVDGVKQKLDHKELGFGPIETNIYNMNDEYRNKIRFFPSSLEESLRGLKEDNEFLKPGFPDELIRQWILVKEEEARYVNSVPSPAEYQLYFDL
- a CDS encoding B12-binding domain-containing radical SAM protein gives rise to the protein MKKILLVNPWIEDVSAYDYWLKPVGLLYISSMLRSAGIEPVLIDCLYRHDPDLVRYLGGKIKDRYYGTGNFYHEVIQPPESMKNIPRLFKRYGLPEDLFRKKLRELKDVDAVFVTSMMTYWHYGVSDTIRVIKEELPEIPVVLGGVYASILPEHAKNHSGADFVSPGTGIVPVKRALHFIGIDVDLNDNWLDDLSPDYSNYPELNYVVLITSTGCPFRCSYCTSWKLWERFNQKSPEKTLEEIEHLNAMYGLSDVVFFDDAILIGQNFKTLLKMIKERGFNLRFHLPNGIHARLVDEELAVLMKETNFKTIKLGYETANDELQLKTGGKVSNEEFIKAVNILKAAGFTAKELSAYIIANLPGQTFEDVERAINHCEELGVIPNINEYTPIPGTPEWRELVDSRRLPAEIDPLLLDNSLLPYWWEESLSIAQLKLLKEKSWRVKERLLSHV
- a CDS encoding type III pantothenate kinase; this translates as MKLVADVGNTNTVFGIWNRGKILKNWRISTGRLETEDEMYVVLKQLLEAGNVDLKSIEDICVASVVPRLNSIFHYFGRKYLELDPVLVTAIDGIGVKWDVDFPSEIGADRVANVIGAHEFYGKDAIVIDTGTAITVDVLKDGAFIGGAILPGPMMAMRALFSKTAKLPEVDLFYVENHIGKNTEDNIRIGVVNGTYYALKAIISKVKEELGDKIPVIATGGNSPMFNIGNGFFDILDSDLTLKGIAVFCERVRKLEKNSAG
- a CDS encoding FKBP-type peptidyl-prolyl cis-trans isomerase; protein product: MPEAKKGDTVKVHYTGRFEDGEIFDSSTGKEPLEFTIGKGEVIPGFEEAIIGMNTGESKTVKIPPEKAYGPRYDELVLTVERSRFPDDMEPQLGQQLQLRQPDGRTFIVTITDINETAVTLDANHPLAGKDLVFEINLIEIV
- a CDS encoding L-Ala-D/L-Glu epimerase; amino-acid sequence: MGKIVDVKFLVKEYDYEKPFHIANNISTSSTNVEVQIVLDNGLVGYGEAAPSYRVNGERVETFPSLEPFVKEQLIGMDVRNYKRIFDIMDGLRCASSLKAAVQFAALDAISVESGLPVHQLLGGAKDEIETDKTVSIDTIENMVKDAKEIYDSGFRVIKIKVGENLKKDIETLEAIAEVTKEAKYIVDANTGYTPKEAIAFAKALYSKGIDIDVFEQPVPAESIEGLKLVRFNSPFPVAADESARTRYDVLRLIREEAVDFVNIKLMKSGISDALAIVEMANTAKIQLMIGCMGESSVGINQSVQFALGTGAFVFHDLDSHLMLKEEQFRGKFKQDGPKMIVR